The following are from one region of the Nicotiana tomentosiformis chromosome 7, ASM39032v3, whole genome shotgun sequence genome:
- the LOC104108424 gene encoding putative cyclin-D6-1, producing the protein MEFDLENPLPLSHDFDADTISPLFNIETDHMPSKIYHQNVENSDFHISIRQATISIIFQISHHFDPFLSYLAINYLDRFLSFHSLSEGKPWMLRLIAVSCVSLALKMKETEYSATDIQQVGGMIFDIETIKRMEFLILGELKWRMRSITAFSFISFFISFFKFKDLPLQQALKARATDIILRAQNDIKILQFKPSLISASALLSACHELFPLQFPCYKTAILNCSHVHKDDLLRCYDVMQEIAKEGYESILDKVSSTSTPVNVLDLQFSSSWSSDNEPITKSEDSCGGHVLNAMAINSRQENLKRRKIIDNSSAFSDAHNNVDIDV; encoded by the exons ATggagtttgaccttgaaaatcCATTGCCACTTAGCCATGACTTCGATGCAGACACCATTTCTCCACTTTTCAACATTGAAACTGATCATATGCCTTCTAAAATTTACCATCAAAATGTTGAGAACTCAGATTTTCATATCTCCATTCGTCAAGCAACCATTTCTATAATCTTTCAAATTTCTCACCACTTTGATCCATTTCTCTCGTATCTTGCCATTAATTATCTTGACCGCTTCCTCTCCTTCCATTCACTATCG GAAGGGAAGCCATGGATGTTGAGGCTGATTGCCGTTTCTTGTGTTTCTTTAGCACTGAAAATGAAGGAAACGGAGTACTCTGCAACTGATATTCAG CAAGTTGGTGGTATGATATTTGATATAGAGACAATAAAGAGAATGGAGTTTTTGATACTTGGCGAACTTAAATGGAGAATGCGCTCAATTACTGCCTTTTCTTTCATTAGTTTCTTCATCTCTTTTTTCAAATTCAAAGATCTACCATTACAGCAAGCTCTAAAAGCCAGAGCCACAGATATTATACTCAGAGCTCAAAATG ATATCAAGATTTTGCAGTTCAAGCCATCTTTAATCTCAGCTTCAGCTCTTCTCTCTGCTTGTCACGAGCTTTTCCCTTTACAATTCCCATGCTATAAAACTGCAATCCTAAACTGTTCACACGTACATAAG GATGATTTGTTACGTTGCTATGATGTGATGCAAGAGATAGCAAAGGAAGGATACGAATCAATTCTTGACAAAGTGTCAAGCACGAGCACGCCAGTCAACGTACTTGACCTACAGTTCTCGAGCAGTTGGAGTTCAGATAACGAGCCAATTACAAAATCAGAAGATAGCTGTGGCGGTCATGTACTTAATGCAATGGCCATAAACAGCAGGCAAGAGAACTTGAAACGTCGAAAGATTATTGACAACAGTTCAGCTTTCTCTGATGCACACAATAACGTTGATATTGATGTTTGA